From Streptomyces chrestomyceticus JCM 4735, one genomic window encodes:
- a CDS encoding metal-dependent hydrolase: MSTNPTEPEEHHTIAPRRVSFDWRETPLHWIPDEPTATHVINVLHLLLPAGERWFVKVFKEALPLVRDPALLKDVKGFMGQEATHSVQHAYVLEHLAHQGLDTARYTKHVDFLFAYLLGERPPFAAPVPTQEWLRFRLSLIAAIEQFTAVLGNWVLHAEGLDRAGPDPVMLDLLRWHGAEEVEHRAVAFDMYEHTGGEGLPRYARRVLGMAVTAPVLLYLWAWGAAYLIRHDPQLAGRLRYSLRAHNRAVRAQLLPSWRELGAAVPRYLKRSYHPSQEGSLRKAVDYLASSPAARAAAGAVGRAAIS; this comes from the coding sequence GTGAGTACGAACCCCACCGAACCGGAGGAGCACCACACGATCGCACCCCGCCGGGTCTCGTTCGACTGGCGCGAGACCCCGCTGCACTGGATACCGGACGAGCCGACCGCCACCCACGTCATCAACGTGCTGCACCTCCTGCTGCCCGCGGGAGAGCGCTGGTTCGTCAAGGTCTTCAAGGAGGCCCTGCCACTGGTCCGTGACCCCGCGCTGCTCAAGGACGTCAAAGGCTTCATGGGCCAGGAGGCCACCCACAGCGTCCAGCACGCCTACGTCCTGGAACACCTCGCCCACCAGGGCCTGGACACCGCCCGCTACACGAAGCACGTCGACTTCCTCTTCGCATACCTCCTCGGCGAACGGCCGCCCTTCGCCGCCCCCGTCCCCACCCAGGAGTGGCTGCGCTTCCGGCTCTCCCTCATAGCCGCCATCGAGCAGTTCACCGCCGTCCTCGGCAACTGGGTGCTGCACGCCGAGGGCCTGGACCGGGCCGGCCCCGACCCTGTCATGCTCGACCTGCTCCGCTGGCACGGCGCGGAAGAGGTCGAGCACCGCGCCGTGGCCTTCGACATGTACGAGCACACCGGCGGCGAGGGCCTGCCCCGGTACGCCCGCCGCGTCCTGGGCATGGCCGTCACCGCCCCCGTCCTCCTCTACCTGTGGGCCTGGGGCGCCGCCTACCTCATACGCCACGACCCGCAGTTGGCCGGCCGCCTGCGGTACTCCCTGCGCGCACACAACCGGGCCGTGCGCGCGCAGCTCCTGCCGAGCTGGCGTGAGCTGGGCGCCGCCGTACCGCGCTACCTGAAGCGGTCGTACCATCCCTCGCAGGAAGGGTCGCTGCGCAAGGCCGTCGACTACCTGGCGTCCTCCCCGGCCGCCCGCGCCGCGGCGGGAGCGGTGGGCCGCGCGGCCATCTCGTAA
- a CDS encoding MerR family transcriptional regulator: MTDQSPPPAEYRIEDLAHISGTSVRTIRAYQDRGLLPKPERRGRANVYGDEHLERLRRTADLLDRGYTLASIKELLEAWDTGRGLGGVLGLVAEIDGPWSDEEAARITREELDAAFGGSPDEEALADAVELGVLERLPGSGDVFRVPSPRELAVAAELHSAGVPLTAISGHLRELRGQVEHIAARFLDFTTEYVFHPYLDHQPTEAEATEAAGLVRRLRPLAQQTVDAELARAMRTLATRYIHHHLGDISNVSSGGSGDSSGSSGGSSELSGPRAGQDAAPEPARSPNPHPTSADTGTSAPEADPAPAADAYTDADADATMIALPADAVRAVRDLVGQENVAAFITAAARREVHARTMDELAVRRTPPH; this comes from the coding sequence TTGACCGACCAGTCGCCGCCGCCGGCCGAGTACCGCATCGAGGACCTGGCCCACATCAGCGGCACCTCGGTCCGCACCATCCGCGCCTACCAGGACCGCGGCCTCCTGCCCAAGCCGGAGCGCCGCGGCCGGGCCAACGTCTACGGCGACGAGCACCTGGAGCGGCTGCGCCGCACCGCCGACCTGCTCGACCGCGGCTACACCCTCGCCAGCATCAAGGAACTCCTGGAGGCGTGGGACACCGGCCGCGGTCTCGGCGGCGTCCTCGGCCTGGTCGCCGAGATAGACGGCCCGTGGAGCGACGAGGAGGCGGCCCGCATCACGCGCGAGGAGCTGGACGCCGCGTTCGGCGGCTCACCGGACGAGGAGGCCCTGGCGGACGCCGTCGAGCTGGGCGTCCTGGAACGCCTCCCCGGCAGCGGCGACGTCTTCCGTGTCCCCAGCCCCCGGGAACTGGCCGTCGCCGCCGAGCTGCACAGCGCCGGCGTCCCCCTCACGGCCATCTCCGGCCATCTGCGCGAACTCCGCGGCCAGGTCGAGCACATCGCGGCCCGCTTCCTCGACTTCACCACCGAGTACGTCTTCCACCCCTACCTCGACCACCAGCCCACCGAAGCCGAGGCCACCGAGGCCGCCGGCCTCGTACGCCGCCTCCGCCCCCTCGCCCAACAGACCGTGGACGCCGAACTCGCCCGCGCCATGCGCACCCTGGCCACCCGCTACATCCATCACCACCTCGGCGACATCAGCAACGTCAGCAGCGGCGGTAGCGGTGACAGCAGCGGCAGCAGCGGCGGCAGCAGTGAATTGAGCGGTCCGCGGGCGGGGCAGGACGCGGCTCCCGAGCCAGCCCGTTCCCCCAACCCTCACCCCACCAGCGCCGACACCGGCACCTCCGCACCCGAGGCCGATCCCGCCCCCGCTGCCGACGCCTACACCGATGCCGATGCCGATGCGACCATGATCGCGCTCCCCGCCGATGCCGTCCGCGCCGTACGTGACCTGGTCGGCCAGGAGAACGTGGCCGCCTTCATCACCGCCGCCGCCCGACGCGAGGTCCATGCCCGCACCATGGACGAGCTGGCAGTCCGCCGCACTCCGCCCCACTGA
- a CDS encoding carotenoid oxygenase family protein, producing MTTTHDPGSAVPASGSADTPAPHLAGNFAPVTKELTAHELPVTGAIPPELTGWYLRNGPNPRDAASVHWFFGDGMVHGVRLAGGKAVSYRNRWVRTSTFTDGAPVRDRMGRPNLTAGVANTHVVHHAGRTLALVESSFPYELDCRPGHELETIGPYDFDGRLTTAMTAHPKTCPTTGELHFFGYGVPEPPFLTYHRADASGALVVSRPVEVGASTMMHDFHLTAGHVVFMDLPLVYDHGTPGMPYVWDAEYGARLGVLRRDDPHGDVRWFSIDPCYVFHSLNAYDDGPGRIVLYVCRYPAPELKSLPTLWRWTIDLVSGKVVEEQVDDQSGEFPRMDDRLAGLDARFGHITRSGGPGAGPTPSAVIRYDLHTGTSTRYDFGPGRTAAEAAFAPADDRPGGPGWLLTYVHDAASDTSDLVILDAEDITKGPVASVHLPQRVPFGFHGNWLPDPVQ from the coding sequence ATGACGACGACACACGACCCCGGATCCGCCGTCCCGGCGTCCGGCTCCGCAGACACACCGGCCCCGCACCTGGCGGGGAACTTCGCCCCGGTGACCAAGGAACTCACCGCGCACGAGCTGCCGGTCACCGGCGCCATACCGCCCGAGCTGACGGGCTGGTACCTGCGCAACGGCCCCAACCCGCGGGACGCCGCGTCAGTGCACTGGTTCTTCGGTGACGGCATGGTCCACGGCGTCCGCCTGGCAGGCGGCAAGGCCGTCTCGTACCGCAACCGCTGGGTCCGCACCTCGACCTTCACCGACGGTGCACCGGTCCGGGACCGGATGGGGCGTCCCAACCTGACCGCCGGCGTCGCCAACACCCACGTGGTCCACCACGCGGGCCGCACCCTAGCCCTGGTCGAGTCGTCCTTCCCGTACGAACTCGACTGCCGGCCGGGGCACGAGCTGGAGACCATCGGTCCGTACGACTTCGACGGCCGGCTGACCACCGCCATGACCGCTCACCCCAAGACCTGCCCGACCACGGGAGAGCTGCACTTCTTCGGCTACGGCGTTCCGGAGCCGCCATTTCTGACCTACCACCGTGCGGACGCCTCCGGCGCACTGGTGGTGAGCCGCCCCGTCGAGGTGGGGGCGTCCACGATGATGCACGACTTCCATCTGACGGCCGGGCACGTCGTCTTCATGGACCTCCCGCTCGTCTACGACCACGGGACTCCCGGCATGCCGTACGTGTGGGACGCGGAGTACGGCGCCCGGCTCGGAGTGCTGCGCCGCGACGATCCGCACGGTGACGTCCGCTGGTTCAGCATCGACCCCTGCTACGTCTTCCACTCCCTGAACGCGTACGACGACGGCCCGGGGCGCATCGTCCTCTACGTCTGCCGTTACCCGGCGCCGGAGCTGAAGTCGCTGCCCACACTGTGGCGGTGGACCATCGACCTCGTCTCGGGCAAGGTCGTCGAGGAGCAGGTGGACGACCAGTCGGGCGAGTTCCCACGGATGGACGACCGGCTGGCGGGGTTGGACGCCAGGTTCGGGCACATCACACGGAGCGGGGGCCCCGGCGCCGGACCGACGCCGAGCGCGGTGATCCGCTACGACCTGCACACCGGCACCAGTACGCGGTACGACTTCGGCCCCGGCCGGACAGCCGCCGAGGCCGCCTTCGCCCCGGCGGACGACCGGCCCGGCGGCCCCGGGTGGTTGCTCACCTACGTACATGACGCGGCGAGCGACACCAGTGATCTTGTGATCCTGGACGCGGAGGACATAACCAAGGGGCCGGTGGCCTCGGTCCACCTGCCCCAGCGGGTGCCCTTCGGGTTCCACGGGAACTGGCTCCCGGACCCGGTCCAGTAG
- a CDS encoding PadR family transcriptional regulator, which produces MSLRHAVLGLLAASPASGYDLMKTFDLSLAHVWPATQSQVYGELNKLTAADLIEVASHGPRGRKEYAITKAGMAELHHWLTEVEPVGPQRHDGLLRVFFLGALTPLEARTYLLQQAERSARAHADYRALADAGDWEGETLAVYGRIALEFGLRQTAMVEEWANWAAAEITSDQARRSREAAGATAGEQDPAHEPEQNSEQIKARIQEYGTEVEQPRVRERARKRQR; this is translated from the coding sequence ATGAGCCTCCGCCACGCCGTTCTGGGCCTGCTGGCCGCATCACCCGCCAGCGGTTACGACTTGATGAAGACGTTCGACCTGTCGCTCGCGCACGTGTGGCCGGCCACCCAGAGCCAGGTCTACGGAGAGCTGAACAAACTCACCGCGGCCGACCTGATCGAGGTGGCCTCGCACGGTCCCCGGGGCCGCAAGGAGTACGCCATCACCAAGGCGGGCATGGCCGAACTGCACCACTGGCTCACGGAGGTGGAGCCCGTCGGACCGCAGCGGCACGACGGCCTGCTGCGCGTCTTCTTCCTCGGTGCCCTGACACCGCTGGAAGCCCGTACGTACCTTCTGCAACAGGCCGAACGGTCCGCCCGCGCACACGCCGACTACCGGGCCTTGGCCGACGCCGGCGACTGGGAGGGCGAAACGCTCGCGGTCTACGGGCGCATCGCCCTGGAATTCGGACTGCGGCAGACCGCCATGGTGGAGGAGTGGGCCAACTGGGCGGCCGCCGAGATCACTTCGGACCAGGCCCGCCGGAGCAGGGAAGCGGCCGGGGCAACGGCCGGGGAACAGGACCCGGCGCACGAGCCGGAGCAGAATTCGGAGCAGATAAAGGCTCGAATTCAGGAGTACGGCACCGAGGTGGAGCAGCCCCGGGTCCGGGAGCGGGCTCGGAAGCGACAGCGGTAG
- a CDS encoding TetR/AcrR family transcriptional regulator, translating into MAEAVETAGVPGRRRRAPGMSADERRSMIVKAALPLVAEYGAGVTTAKVARAAGIGEATIFRVFEDKEALLAACVAEALRPDALLASLAAVPLHRPLAERLVEALEAMREHLSRIGAVIGALHATGHLRGRETPRAGGAGSDPASGSAAIVPGSREEALAAPLAAVAALFEPERDRLRVAPEALARVFLTLSRASAADAGDDGRMPGALSPRELVDLFLHGALADER; encoded by the coding sequence ATGGCTGAGGCAGTGGAGACGGCGGGAGTGCCGGGCAGGCGCCGCCGTGCGCCCGGGATGAGCGCCGACGAGCGCCGTTCGATGATCGTGAAGGCCGCGTTGCCGTTGGTGGCGGAGTACGGTGCGGGCGTGACCACGGCGAAGGTGGCGCGCGCGGCGGGCATCGGCGAGGCGACGATCTTCCGCGTCTTCGAGGACAAGGAAGCGCTGCTGGCGGCCTGTGTGGCCGAAGCCCTCCGCCCCGACGCCCTGCTCGCCTCCCTGGCCGCCGTCCCCCTGCACCGGCCCCTCGCGGAGCGGCTGGTCGAGGCGCTGGAGGCGATGCGGGAGCACCTGTCCCGTATCGGTGCGGTGATCGGTGCGCTGCATGCGACGGGGCATCTGCGGGGGCGTGAAACGCCAAGGGCGGGTGGAGCGGGCTCGGACCCGGCCTCGGGATCGGCCGCGATCGTGCCCGGCAGCCGTGAGGAGGCGCTGGCGGCGCCGCTGGCAGCGGTGGCCGCCCTGTTCGAGCCCGAGCGGGACCGGTTGCGGGTGGCGCCGGAGGCCCTGGCCAGGGTCTTCCTGACGCTGAGCCGGGCCTCGGCGGCGGATGCGGGAGACGACGGGCGCATGCCGGGGGCGCTCAGCCCACGGGAGTTGGTGGACCTCTTCCTGCACGGCGCGCTCGCGGACGAACGCTAG
- the pspAB gene encoding PspA-associated protein PspAB, with protein MGFLDAILGRSKPVRPDLDRLFALPSAAVTLQSAAGFRPTGLGSVCFASVEGGAFRGIEEEVRNLLGRPAEFSQDEYGYSWMLARHEPEDSAGLVNDLHTVNSSLESAGFGPQLLCSLMGFRDDRDRSLALVYLYKRGTFYPFAPLTGPEGAAEKRDNALELEIRAVLADDLEIEPDLSRWFPVWGAPGL; from the coding sequence ATGGGATTCCTGGACGCCATCCTCGGACGCAGCAAGCCGGTACGTCCCGACCTCGACCGGCTGTTCGCGCTTCCCTCCGCGGCCGTCACCCTCCAGTCCGCGGCCGGATTCCGTCCCACCGGCCTGGGATCGGTGTGCTTCGCGAGCGTCGAGGGTGGCGCGTTCCGCGGCATCGAGGAGGAGGTGCGCAACCTCCTGGGCAGGCCGGCCGAGTTCAGCCAGGACGAGTACGGCTACTCGTGGATGCTCGCGCGGCACGAGCCGGAGGACAGCGCGGGGTTGGTGAACGATCTGCACACCGTCAACAGTTCCCTGGAGAGCGCCGGTTTCGGCCCGCAACTGCTGTGTTCCCTGATGGGCTTCCGGGACGACCGGGACAGGTCGCTCGCGCTGGTCTACCTCTACAAGCGGGGCACGTTCTACCCGTTCGCGCCGCTGACAGGCCCGGAAGGGGCCGCCGAAAAGCGCGACAACGCCCTGGAGCTGGAGATCCGGGCCGTGCTCGCCGACGACTTGGAGATCGAGCCGGACCTGAGCCGGTGGTTCCCGGTCTGGGGCGCGCCCGGGTTGTGA
- the htpX gene encoding zinc metalloprotease HtpX, with protein sequence MARTRFAPDRGLTSRMVTTMFFIGLLYVVVVGALVVLLKGAWIVVLLISGAMFVAQFWFSDRIAAFSMGAREVTPEQAPELHGAVDRLCALADMPKPRVAVAESDVPNAFATGRNQKNAMVCATTGLLRRLEPEELEGVLAHELSHVAHRDVAVMTIASFLGVLAGIITRAALWSGVGRNSRDNNAAIAVLVVTLVSAVVYAVSFLLTRLLSRYRELSADRAAAILTGRPSALAAALTKVTGQMAQIPTRDLRRAEPFNAFFFAPAFSKESFGRLLSSHPTLEQRLEQLGRISAQLGRP encoded by the coding sequence ATGGCACGGACCCGATTCGCCCCCGACCGCGGCCTGACGTCACGCATGGTCACCACCATGTTCTTCATCGGCCTGCTCTACGTGGTCGTGGTGGGCGCGCTGGTGGTGCTCCTCAAGGGCGCGTGGATCGTGGTGCTGCTGATCTCGGGCGCCATGTTCGTCGCACAGTTCTGGTTCAGCGACCGGATCGCCGCCTTCAGCATGGGGGCGCGTGAGGTCACTCCGGAGCAGGCACCGGAACTGCACGGCGCTGTCGACCGGCTGTGCGCCCTCGCCGACATGCCCAAACCGCGCGTGGCCGTCGCGGAATCCGACGTACCGAACGCCTTCGCGACCGGCCGCAACCAGAAGAACGCGATGGTGTGCGCCACCACCGGTCTGCTGCGGCGGCTGGAGCCGGAGGAACTGGAAGGGGTCCTCGCGCACGAACTGTCGCACGTCGCGCACCGCGATGTCGCGGTCATGACGATCGCCTCGTTCCTGGGCGTACTGGCCGGGATCATCACGCGCGCGGCCCTGTGGAGCGGCGTCGGCCGCAACAGCCGGGACAACAACGCGGCGATCGCCGTCCTGGTCGTCACGCTGGTCAGCGCCGTGGTCTACGCCGTCAGCTTCCTGCTCACCCGCCTGCTGTCGCGCTACCGGGAGCTGTCCGCCGACCGGGCCGCGGCCATCCTGACCGGGCGCCCGTCGGCGCTGGCCGCCGCGCTCACCAAGGTCACCGGTCAGATGGCGCAGATCCCGACGCGGGACCTGCGCAGGGCCGAACCGTTCAACGCGTTCTTCTTCGCGCCGGCGTTCTCGAAGGAGAGCTTCGGGCGGCTGCTGTCCTCGCACCCGACGCTGGAGCAGCGGCTGGAGCAGTTGGGACGGATCTCGGCGCAGTTGGGGCGGCCGTAG
- a CDS encoding LLM class flavin-dependent oxidoreductase, whose amino-acid sequence MRLSTVILPVRRWSEGGREVWQRAEELGFHTAYTYDHLSWRSFRDGPWFGAVPTLTAAAAATSRMRLGTLVTSPNFRHPVTLAKELISLDDISDGRITLGIGAGGSGFDATALGQEPWTPRERADHFGEFVPLLDRLLTQDVVSYEGEHYRAHEVRNIPGCVQRPRLPFAIAATGPRGMRLAAGYGQAWVTTGDPKTSATGTAAESLEAVRGQVERLGKACAEAGRDAGELERIMLTGFTPDRPLASVDAFVDFAGAHAEAGIDEIVLHWPIDGSVFEADLSVFERIAGEGLAQLGR is encoded by the coding sequence ATGCGACTGAGCACCGTGATCCTTCCCGTCCGCCGCTGGTCCGAGGGTGGCCGGGAGGTGTGGCAGCGCGCCGAGGAGCTGGGCTTCCACACCGCGTACACCTATGACCACCTCTCCTGGCGGAGTTTCCGGGACGGACCGTGGTTCGGCGCGGTGCCGACACTGACCGCGGCCGCCGCCGCGACGTCCCGGATGCGGCTGGGCACCCTCGTCACCTCCCCGAACTTCCGGCACCCGGTGACCCTCGCCAAGGAACTGATCTCCCTGGACGACATCAGCGACGGGCGGATCACCCTCGGCATCGGCGCCGGCGGCTCCGGTTTCGACGCCACGGCACTCGGCCAGGAGCCGTGGACACCCCGGGAACGGGCCGACCACTTCGGCGAGTTCGTACCGCTGCTGGACCGGCTGCTGACGCAGGACGTGGTCTCGTACGAGGGCGAGCACTACCGCGCCCACGAAGTGCGCAACATCCCCGGCTGTGTACAGCGCCCCCGGTTGCCGTTCGCGATCGCGGCCACCGGGCCGCGCGGCATGCGGCTGGCCGCCGGGTACGGGCAGGCGTGGGTGACCACCGGCGACCCGAAGACGTCCGCGACCGGCACCGCGGCCGAGTCCCTGGAAGCCGTACGCGGCCAGGTCGAACGCCTCGGCAAGGCGTGCGCCGAGGCCGGCCGGGACGCCGGTGAGCTGGAGAGGATCATGCTCACCGGCTTCACGCCGGACCGTCCGCTCGCTTCCGTGGACGCCTTCGTGGACTTCGCCGGCGCACACGCCGAGGCGGGCATCGACGAGATCGTGCTGCACTGGCCGATCGACGGGTCGGTCTTCGAAGCGGACCTTTCGGTGTTCGAGCGGATCGCCGGGGAGGGGCTTGCGCAGCTCGGACGGTAG
- a CDS encoding Cof-type HAD-IIB family hydrolase: MDGVTDASAEPPLAPGSDGKTIRLIATDLDGTLLRDDKTVSGRTIAALAAAERAGIEVFFVTGRPARWMDVVSDHVHGHGLAICANGAAVVDLHHGRRIVEISPLERPEALSVVQTLRAAAPGTTFAVERTGGINYEPAYPPFHLDPAAVIAPAEKLLAEPSPEERQSPLSPDQPVLKLLAHHPDLDPDAFLDLARARAGRYASFTRSSPTALLEISGLGVSKAGTLARCCAERGISPDQVVAFGDMPNDIEMLAWAGTAYAMANAHPAVLAATDLHTAGNNEDGVAAVIERILERR; encoded by the coding sequence ATGGACGGCGTGACCGATGCCTCCGCAGAGCCTCCCCTGGCGCCAGGGTCCGACGGGAAAACGATCCGGCTGATCGCCACCGACCTCGACGGCACGTTGCTGCGCGACGACAAGACGGTCTCCGGCCGGACGATCGCCGCGCTGGCCGCCGCCGAGCGGGCGGGCATCGAGGTCTTCTTCGTGACCGGCCGGCCGGCCCGCTGGATGGATGTGGTCAGTGACCATGTGCACGGGCACGGGCTGGCGATCTGCGCGAACGGCGCGGCCGTCGTCGACCTTCATCACGGCCGCCGGATCGTCGAGATCAGCCCGCTGGAACGGCCGGAGGCGCTCTCCGTCGTGCAAACGCTGCGCGCTGCCGCTCCCGGTACGACGTTCGCGGTCGAGCGGACCGGCGGCATCAACTACGAGCCGGCCTACCCGCCCTTCCACCTCGACCCGGCCGCCGTCATCGCGCCCGCGGAGAAGCTCCTGGCCGAACCGAGCCCGGAGGAGCGGCAGTCCCCGCTGAGCCCCGACCAGCCCGTACTCAAGCTCCTCGCGCACCACCCCGACCTGGACCCGGACGCCTTCCTCGACCTGGCCCGCGCGCGGGCGGGCCGGTACGCCTCCTTCACCCGGTCCAGCCCCACCGCGCTCCTGGAGATCAGCGGCCTGGGCGTCAGCAAGGCCGGCACCCTGGCCCGCTGCTGCGCGGAGCGCGGCATCAGCCCCGACCAGGTCGTCGCCTTCGGGGACATGCCCAACGACATCGAGATGCTGGCGTGGGCCGGCACCGCGTACGCGATGGCGAACGCGCATCCCGCCGTACTGGCCGCGACGGACCTCCACACGGCCGGCAACAACGAGGACGGCGTGGCGGCCGTGATCGAACGCATACTTGAGCGCCGCTGA
- a CDS encoding M23 family metallopeptidase, whose translation MTLSLVVALTAAAGTEPAAGGTARAGVPPAASAPAEPSDIAPLASLPAPRRPSPVRAHGADRLAAASLEALRLGRAAHRTGRSYAKILREMRAGRTRAAQLRAALLRERRRAGELRRAAGRIAGAQYRSNNRLPFALSTRARHGSQARRGPQAHHGRQARPSPEAVLDAYRNADHRQHLLASRAREALRLSRALEADRAAVLARSAALVAHRSRLDTERLRISRRLGVVRGQLRELSRKASREGRCGLPGTVTAAAKRSEPAAPPVTAPGTGWTRPVEHYVLSAGFGGSGRRWAHGHTGQDFAVPVGTPVRSVGWGRVDSLTCGDSFGISMVVQHGAGAFSQYAHLSAALARPGQRVRPGQQIALSGTTGNSTGPHLHFEVRRTPRMGSGIDPVPWLASRGVRLR comes from the coding sequence GTGACGTTGTCGCTGGTCGTGGCGCTGACGGCGGCGGCAGGTACAGAGCCTGCCGCCGGCGGGACGGCCCGGGCCGGGGTCCCGCCCGCCGCCTCGGCCCCGGCGGAACCGAGTGACATCGCCCCCTTAGCGTCGCTGCCCGCTCCCCGCCGCCCCTCCCCGGTACGCGCCCACGGTGCCGACCGGCTGGCCGCCGCGAGCCTGGAGGCGCTCCGGCTCGGCAGGGCCGCGCACCGGACCGGGCGGTCGTACGCGAAGATCCTGCGCGAGATGAGAGCGGGCCGGACCCGCGCCGCGCAACTGCGGGCGGCCCTCCTCCGGGAACGCCGCAGGGCCGGTGAACTGCGCCGGGCGGCCGGACGGATCGCCGGTGCGCAGTACCGCAGCAACAACCGGCTGCCGTTCGCCCTGAGTACCCGGGCACGGCACGGCTCCCAGGCCCGTCGCGGCCCCCAGGCCCATCACGGGCGCCAGGCGCGTCCGAGCCCCGAGGCGGTACTGGACGCCTACCGGAACGCCGATCACCGGCAACACCTGCTGGCCTCCCGTGCGCGCGAGGCGCTGCGCCTGAGCCGGGCCCTGGAGGCGGACCGCGCGGCCGTACTGGCCCGCTCCGCGGCGCTGGTCGCCCACCGCTCCCGCCTCGACACCGAGCGCCTGCGCATCAGCCGCCGCCTGGGTGTCGTCCGCGGACAGCTCCGGGAGCTGTCCCGGAAGGCGTCCCGCGAGGGGCGCTGCGGGCTGCCCGGCACGGTGACCGCGGCGGCGAAGCGTTCCGAGCCCGCGGCACCGCCGGTGACGGCGCCGGGCACCGGGTGGACCCGGCCGGTGGAGCACTACGTCCTGTCCGCAGGCTTCGGCGGCTCGGGCCGCCGCTGGGCACACGGCCACACGGGCCAGGACTTCGCGGTGCCGGTCGGCACCCCCGTACGGTCCGTGGGCTGGGGCCGTGTCGACAGCCTGACCTGCGGTGACAGCTTCGGGATCAGCATGGTCGTGCAGCACGGCGCCGGTGCGTTCTCGCAGTACGCGCACCTGTCGGCGGCGCTGGCCCGCCCCGGACAGCGGGTACGGCCGGGACAGCAGATCGCGCTGTCGGGTACGACCGGCAACTCCACCGGACCGCACCTGCACTTCGAGGTACGCCGCACGCCGCGCATGGGATCGGGGATCGATCCGGTGCCATGGTTGGCGAGCCGGGGGGTGCGATTGCGGTGA